Proteins from one Streptosporangium becharense genomic window:
- a CDS encoding organic hydroperoxide resistance protein → MSAIYTAIATASGRDGRAVSSDKRLDVTLAAPTELGGSGEGTNPEQLFAAGYAACFASALQLVARRAETDVSDASVTAEVGLISKDAAFGLEVTLRVELPDHLHGESGTALVEAAHQVCPYSNATRGNIPVNLVVE, encoded by the coding sequence ATGAGCGCCATCTACACCGCCATCGCCACCGCCTCGGGACGCGACGGGCGAGCCGTCAGCTCCGACAAGCGGCTCGACGTGACGCTCGCCGCGCCGACGGAGCTCGGCGGTTCCGGTGAGGGCACCAACCCCGAGCAGCTCTTCGCGGCCGGTTACGCCGCCTGCTTCGCCAGCGCGCTCCAGCTGGTCGCCCGGCGGGCCGAGACCGATGTCTCGGACGCCTCGGTGACCGCGGAGGTGGGCCTGATCTCCAAGGACGCGGCCTTCGGCCTGGAGGTGACGCTCCGCGTCGAACTGCCCGACCACCTGCACGGCGAGAGCGGCACCGCCCTGGTGGAGGCGGCCCACCAGGTCTGCCCCTACTCCAACGCCACCCGCGGGAACATCCCGGTCAACCTGGTCGTCGAGTAG
- a CDS encoding amino acid transporter: MSTSAPQRSESGVRRWLLHGMPRSDAKTTGPHHGEVPGHQHPWWKVMCLTGVDYFSTLGYQPGIAALAAGTLSPVATLLLVALTLFGALPTYRAVAEQSPNGLGSLSMLERLLPGWRGKLLVLFLLGFVATAFIVTITLSAADATAHLLHNPFVPAFLADWQVPVTLVLIAALGGVFLAGFSEAISIAVVLVAVYLVLNVVVVATALQRVLASPGLVGDWRAALTAEYSSPVAMIAVSLYVMPKLALGLSGFETGVAVMPLVKGDLPRRIGGAKKLLTTAALIMSVFLISSSFATTVLIPAEEFAEGGKANGRALAYLAHAYLGDWFGTAYDLSTIAILWFAGASALAGLLNIVPRYLPRYGMAPDWSRATRPMVLIFTAVSFLITLVFDADVEAQGGAYATGVLALILSAAVAVTLSAWKDGRIRAAVPFGLVTVVFAYATVANIIERPDGLVIAAFFALGIVVTSLISRATRSTELRVTSVSLDDQARRYLNETGEIHLIANKPNARDCKEYVDKAREAWELHRLRSNEGPLFLEVTVPDASEFASELRVVGEERHGFRILRMESSTIANAIAALLLYLRDETGRMPHVYFHWAAEGNPIGALLRYLVLGGGDIPPLTREVLRQAEPDAARRPLVHVG; encoded by the coding sequence GTGAGCACATCGGCTCCGCAGCGGAGCGAATCGGGGGTTCGGCGGTGGCTGCTGCACGGCATGCCGCGTTCGGACGCCAAGACCACCGGGCCGCACCACGGGGAGGTGCCGGGACACCAGCACCCCTGGTGGAAGGTGATGTGCCTGACCGGGGTGGACTACTTCTCCACCCTGGGCTACCAGCCGGGCATCGCCGCGCTGGCCGCCGGGACGCTCAGCCCCGTCGCGACGCTGCTGCTGGTGGCGCTGACCCTGTTCGGGGCGTTGCCGACGTACCGGGCGGTCGCCGAGCAGAGCCCCAACGGGCTGGGCTCGCTGTCGATGCTGGAGCGGCTGCTGCCCGGCTGGCGCGGCAAGCTGCTGGTGCTGTTCCTGCTCGGGTTCGTGGCCACCGCGTTCATCGTGACGATCACCCTGTCGGCCGCCGACGCCACCGCCCACCTGCTGCACAATCCGTTCGTGCCGGCGTTCCTCGCCGACTGGCAGGTCCCGGTGACGCTGGTGCTGATCGCGGCCCTGGGCGGGGTGTTCCTGGCCGGGTTCAGTGAGGCGATCTCCATCGCGGTCGTGCTGGTGGCGGTCTACCTGGTGCTGAACGTGGTCGTGGTGGCCACCGCCCTGCAACGCGTCCTGGCCTCGCCCGGCCTGGTCGGCGACTGGCGGGCCGCGCTGACGGCCGAGTACTCCAGCCCGGTCGCGATGATCGCGGTCTCCCTGTACGTGATGCCCAAGCTCGCACTGGGTCTGTCGGGGTTCGAGACCGGGGTGGCGGTCATGCCGCTGGTCAAGGGAGACCTGCCCCGGCGGATCGGCGGGGCGAAGAAGCTGCTGACCACCGCGGCGCTCATCATGAGCGTCTTCCTGATCAGCTCCAGCTTCGCCACCACCGTGCTGATCCCCGCCGAGGAGTTCGCCGAGGGCGGCAAGGCCAACGGGCGAGCCCTGGCCTACCTGGCCCACGCCTACCTGGGCGACTGGTTCGGCACCGCCTACGACCTGTCCACGATCGCGATCCTGTGGTTCGCGGGAGCCTCGGCGCTGGCCGGGCTGCTCAACATCGTGCCGCGCTACCTGCCCCGCTACGGCATGGCCCCGGACTGGTCGCGCGCCACCCGGCCGATGGTGTTGATCTTCACCGCGGTCTCCTTCCTCATCACGCTGGTCTTCGACGCGGACGTGGAGGCCCAGGGCGGGGCGTACGCGACCGGTGTGCTGGCGCTGATCCTGTCGGCCGCGGTCGCCGTCACCCTGTCGGCCTGGAAGGACGGCCGCATCCGGGCCGCCGTCCCGTTCGGGCTGGTCACCGTCGTCTTCGCCTACGCCACCGTGGCCAACATCATCGAACGGCCCGACGGTCTGGTGATCGCCGCCTTCTTCGCCCTGGGCATCGTCGTCACCTCGCTGATCTCCCGCGCCACCCGCTCCACCGAACTGCGCGTCACCAGCGTCTCCCTGGACGACCAGGCCCGCCGCTACCTCAACGAGACCGGCGAGATCCACCTCATCGCCAACAAGCCGAACGCGCGTGACTGCAAGGAGTACGTCGACAAGGCGCGCGAGGCGTGGGAGCTGCACCGGCTGCGCAGCAACGAAGGCCCGCTGTTCCTGGAGGTCACCGTCCCGGACGCCTCCGAGTTCGCCTCGGAGCTGCGCGTCGTCGGCGAGGAACGCCACGGCTTCCGCATCCTGCGCATGGAGAGCTCCACCATCGCCAACGCGATCGCGGCGCTGCTGCTCTACCTGCGCGACGAGACCGGCAGGATGCCGCACGTGTACTTCCACTGGGCCGCCGAGGGCAACCCGATCGGCGCGCTGCTGCGCTACCTGGTCCTGGGGGGCGGCGACATCCCGCCGCTCACCCGCGAGGTGCTGCGCCAGGCCGAGCCCGACGCGGCCCGCCGCCCCCTGGTCCACGTCGGCTGA
- a CDS encoding cation:proton antiporter translates to MHTAILFLELGAVLLGLGVLGALALRVGISPIPLYLIAGLAFGTGGILPLATSEEFISVGAELGVILLLLTLGLEYNADELVTSLKGNAVAGVVDLVLNAAPGAIAALLLGWGPVAAIAMAGVTYATSSGITAKVLSDLGWIGNRETPVVLSLLVFEDLTMAIYLPILTAVLAGVSFAGGAVTVAIALATVSVVLLVALRYGRFIEAFVSSPNSEVLLLKVVGLALLVAGVAQQLQVSAAVGAFLVGIALSGELAEDAQALLAPIRDLFAAVFFVFFGLQTDPAKIGPVAGLAALLALVSMVTKLLTGAYAARRAGIARAGQARAGIALIPRGEFNIVIAGLAVAAGAHPDLGPLAAAYVLILAAFGPLAARLVQPFITAIAKRA, encoded by the coding sequence GTGCACACCGCGATTCTCTTCCTGGAACTCGGTGCTGTCCTCCTCGGGCTGGGCGTCCTCGGCGCTCTGGCCCTGCGGGTCGGCATCTCCCCCATCCCCCTCTACCTCATCGCCGGGCTGGCCTTCGGCACCGGCGGCATCCTCCCCCTCGCCACCAGTGAGGAGTTCATCTCGGTCGGCGCCGAGCTGGGCGTCATCCTGCTGCTGCTCACCCTCGGCCTGGAGTACAACGCCGACGAGCTCGTGACGAGCCTGAAGGGCAACGCCGTCGCGGGCGTCGTCGACCTGGTGCTCAACGCGGCGCCCGGCGCCATCGCGGCGCTGCTGCTGGGCTGGGGGCCGGTGGCGGCCATCGCCATGGCCGGCGTCACCTACGCCACCTCCTCCGGCATCACCGCCAAGGTGTTGTCGGACCTGGGGTGGATCGGTAACCGCGAGACCCCTGTGGTGCTGTCGCTGCTGGTCTTCGAGGACCTGACCATGGCGATCTACCTGCCGATCCTGACCGCGGTACTGGCCGGGGTGAGCTTCGCGGGCGGCGCCGTCACCGTGGCGATCGCGCTGGCCACGGTCAGCGTCGTGCTGCTGGTGGCGCTGCGCTACGGCAGGTTCATCGAGGCGTTCGTCTCCAGCCCCAACTCCGAGGTGCTGCTGCTGAAGGTCGTCGGCCTCGCCCTGCTGGTCGCCGGGGTGGCCCAGCAGCTCCAGGTCTCGGCCGCGGTCGGTGCCTTCCTGGTCGGCATCGCGCTCTCCGGCGAGCTGGCCGAGGATGCCCAGGCGTTGCTGGCCCCGATCCGCGACCTGTTCGCGGCGGTGTTCTTCGTCTTCTTCGGCCTGCAGACCGACCCCGCCAAGATCGGTCCGGTCGCCGGGCTGGCCGCGCTGCTCGCGCTGGTCAGCATGGTGACCAAGCTGCTCACCGGCGCCTACGCGGCGCGCAGGGCGGGTATCGCCAGGGCCGGTCAGGCGCGGGCGGGCATCGCGCTCATCCCCCGCGGTGAGTTCAACATCGTGATCGCCGGTCTGGCGGTGGCCGCCGGCGCCCATCCCGACCTGGGTCCGCTGGCCGCGGCGTACGTCCTGATCCTGGCGGCGTTCGGGCCGCTGGCGGCCCGTCTGGTCCAGCCGTTCATCACCGCGATCGCCAAGCGCGCCTGA
- a CDS encoding MarR family winged helix-turn-helix transcriptional regulator translates to MEMTLDRLVCFDVHAASRALDAVYRRVLNELGLTYPQYLVMMVLWERGPVTVKELGAELRLDSGTLSPLLKRVEAAGLVRRERSAADERSVLVHLTPRGEEMRQRACDVPERIFIAAGLSVEEALDLQRVLRRMIASLDETL, encoded by the coding sequence ATGGAGATGACGCTGGACCGGCTGGTCTGCTTCGACGTGCACGCCGCGTCGCGGGCCCTGGACGCTGTCTACCGCAGGGTGCTGAACGAGCTGGGCCTGACCTACCCGCAGTACCTGGTGATGATGGTCCTGTGGGAGCGCGGGCCGGTGACCGTCAAAGAACTCGGCGCGGAGCTCAGGCTCGACTCCGGCACCCTGTCGCCGCTGCTGAAGAGGGTGGAGGCGGCCGGTCTGGTGCGCCGCGAGCGCAGCGCCGCCGACGAACGGTCGGTGCTGGTGCACCTGACGCCCCGGGGGGAGGAGATGCGGCAGCGGGCGTGCGACGTCCCGGAGCGGATCTTCATCGCGGCCGGCCTCAGTGTCGAGGAGGCCCTCGACCTGCAACGCGTCCTGCGCCGGATGATCGCCTCCCTCGACGAGACCCTCTGA